In a genomic window of Macrobrachium nipponense isolate FS-2020 chromosome 10, ASM1510439v2, whole genome shotgun sequence:
- the LOC135224102 gene encoding uncharacterized protein LOC135224102 has translation MVMFSPATTGTIKFLAMDLPQERCATDYLAIYSGTSTSSPLITTICGDDARTIHFKGPNVLVDFSTGTFLPPYKFSGFHATVDFVDVLGNPQIPPPTPPDSTHIMSTLQAGTARATDAIECTGATAPGEGNFNTL, from the exons ATGGTGATGTTCAGTCCAGCAACGACAGGTACCATCAAATTCCTAGCCATGGACCTTCCTCAAGA GAGATGTGCCACCGATTATCTCGCCATATATTCGGGGACCTCGACCTCGTCCCCTCTCATCACGACGATCTGCGGAGACGATGCCAGAACCATACATTTTAAGGGCCCGAACGTCCTGGTCGATTTCAG CACCGGGACCTTCCTCCCGCCCTACAAATTCAGTGGTTTCCACGCGACGGTCGATTTTGTGGACGTATTAGGCAACCCGCAGATACCACCGCCCACGCCGCCCGACAGTACGCACATCATGA GTACCCTACAGGCGGGCACAGCGAGAGCCACGGATGCCATCGAGTGTACTGGGGCAACGGCACCAGGCGAGGGCAACTTCAATACTTTGTAA